In a genomic window of Acidobacteriota bacterium:
- a CDS encoding NADH-quinone oxidoreductase subunit N, protein MDNLQAIMPMLIVTLSGAATMLAEAFRKPGERMPIGGLGAIGLVGAAIASWLLWNRNAVGFGVVVSDNFALFVNLVLVVVGLLTIMFSSEVVEREQLPQGEYYAITLFAIAGMMLMAQATDLLVVFLSLEVFSIAVYVLTGIRRSSVAGTEGAFKYFLLGAFSSAFFLYGIAFTYTVVGSTRLEAIASAIAGETMTAGPMTYVALGLLLVGFAFKVSAVPFHMWAPDAYEGAPTVVTGFMSTAVKAAAFAALVRVFLATFEPFRADWAPIVWFVAVATMIVGTVVGVVQSNAKRMLAYSSIAHAGYLLVGVVAANEVGRAAILFYLATYALTNVAAFGVVALIATPERPGGDVRDFHGLWHTRPALAALMTVFLLSLGGFPPTAGFIGKWYIFSAAVQEGYYGLAIIGVLSSVVSVFYYLRIVVMMYMADGKAEFEAPRPSLVGMTALGLAAVGIFYLGVLPSRVIEIAAQSVQMIF, encoded by the coding sequence ATGGACAACCTCCAAGCCATCATGCCGATGCTCATCGTCACGCTGTCGGGAGCGGCGACGATGCTGGCCGAGGCGTTCCGAAAACCAGGCGAGCGCATGCCGATCGGAGGCCTCGGCGCCATCGGGCTCGTCGGCGCCGCCATCGCCTCGTGGCTGCTGTGGAACCGCAACGCCGTCGGGTTCGGCGTGGTCGTCTCCGACAACTTCGCCCTGTTCGTGAACCTCGTGCTCGTCGTCGTGGGCCTGCTGACGATCATGTTCAGCTCCGAGGTCGTCGAGCGAGAGCAGCTGCCGCAGGGCGAGTACTACGCCATCACGCTCTTCGCCATCGCCGGCATGATGCTGATGGCACAGGCCACCGACCTGCTCGTCGTCTTCCTGTCGCTCGAGGTGTTCTCGATAGCGGTGTACGTCCTGACCGGCATCCGGCGATCGAGCGTGGCCGGCACGGAAGGCGCCTTCAAGTACTTCCTGCTCGGCGCGTTCTCGAGCGCGTTCTTCCTGTACGGGATCGCCTTCACCTACACCGTCGTCGGCAGCACCAGGCTCGAGGCCATCGCCAGCGCCATCGCCGGCGAGACGATGACCGCCGGCCCGATGACCTACGTGGCCCTCGGCCTGCTCCTCGTCGGATTCGCCTTCAAGGTGTCGGCCGTGCCCTTCCACATGTGGGCCCCCGACGCGTACGAGGGCGCGCCGACCGTCGTGACGGGGTTCATGTCGACGGCGGTGAAAGCGGCCGCGTTCGCCGCGCTCGTGCGCGTGTTCCTCGCGACCTTCGAGCCGTTTCGGGCCGACTGGGCGCCCATCGTGTGGTTCGTCGCCGTCGCCACGATGATCGTCGGCACCGTCGTCGGCGTCGTCCAGTCGAACGCCAAGCGCATGCTCGCCTACTCGAGCATCGCCCACGCCGGCTACCTGCTCGTCGGCGTCGTCGCCGCCAACGAGGTGGGCCGCGCCGCCATCCTGTTCTACCTGGCGACCTACGCGCTCACGAACGTCGCGGCCTTCGGCGTCGTCGCGCTCATCGCGACTCCCGAACGCCCGGGCGGTGACGTGCGCGACTTTCATGGCCTGTGGCACACGCGGCCGGCGCTCGCCGCGCTGATGACCGTCTTCCTGTTGTCGCTCGGGGGCTTCCCGCCGACAGCCGGCTTCATCGGCAAGTGGTACATCTTCAGCGCGGCCGTCCAGGAGGGCTACTACGGCCTCGCGATCATCGGCGTGCTGTCGAGCGTCGTCTCGGTCTTCTACTACCTGCGCATCGTCGTGATGATGTACATGGCCGACGGGAAGGCCGAGTTCGAGGCGCCACGACCGAGCCTGGTCGGGATGACCGCGCTCGGCCTCGCCGCCGTGGGCATCTTCTACCTCGGCGTGCTGCCGTCACGGGTGATCGAGATCGCGGCGCAGTCGGTGCAGATGATCTTCTGA
- the selA gene encoding L-seryl-tRNA(Sec) selenium transferase, giving the protein MATSPRLIPSIEHLRQHPDAAPLEARYGRAALVDALRDEAAAVREAARRGEAPPATADAVGAAILAAATRRLAAALRPSLRPVINATGVIVHTNLGRAPLAEAALARVAEIGRGYSNLEYDLEAGGRGRRDVHAEALIRRLTGAAAAVVVNNNAAATLLLLAALARGREVLISRGELVEIGGGFRVPEIMAQSGAVLREVGTTNRTRLADYAAAIGDRTALILRVHPSNFRIEGFTERPAAADLAALGRRFGVTVAEDLGSGNLLGPAITGDAAGPIETTVQETLASGLDLVCFSGDKLLGGPQSGLIVGRDDLMATIRHHPLMRAFRVDKLTYAALEATLLEYAAGRARTTVPVAAMLSATAASVDHRSRCLAERLNGVAGVEATVLPGASAVGGGSAPGATMPTVLVAIEVDGCGPDALEARLRALDPPVVARIEAGRVVLDLRTVLPSQDDLLTRVLTEALRAGRRGGSEDAEEITAETRRR; this is encoded by the coding sequence ATGGCTACGTCGCCGCGACTGATCCCTTCGATCGAACACCTGAGGCAGCACCCGGACGCCGCGCCGCTCGAGGCGCGGTACGGACGGGCGGCGCTCGTCGACGCCCTGCGCGACGAAGCCGCGGCCGTTCGCGAGGCCGCACGCCGCGGGGAGGCGCCCCCCGCCACCGCCGACGCGGTCGGCGCGGCGATTCTGGCTGCTGCGACGCGCCGTCTCGCGGCCGCGCTCCGTCCGAGCCTTCGGCCGGTGATCAACGCGACGGGCGTCATCGTCCACACCAACCTCGGACGCGCCCCGCTCGCCGAGGCGGCGCTCGCGCGCGTGGCCGAGATCGGCCGTGGCTACTCGAACCTGGAGTACGACCTGGAGGCCGGAGGACGCGGCCGGCGCGACGTGCACGCCGAAGCCCTCATCCGCCGCCTCACCGGAGCCGCGGCAGCCGTGGTCGTGAACAACAACGCCGCGGCAACGCTGCTCCTGCTGGCCGCCCTCGCGCGCGGACGCGAGGTCCTCATCTCGAGGGGCGAACTCGTCGAGATCGGCGGCGGGTTCCGCGTGCCGGAGATCATGGCGCAGTCCGGCGCGGTACTGCGCGAGGTCGGCACGACCAACCGGACGAGGCTGGCCGACTACGCGGCCGCCATTGGCGACCGCACCGCCCTGATCCTCCGGGTCCACCCGTCGAACTTCCGCATCGAGGGTTTCACGGAGCGGCCGGCGGCCGCCGATCTCGCCGCGCTCGGCCGGCGGTTCGGCGTGACGGTCGCCGAGGATCTCGGCAGTGGCAACCTGCTCGGGCCCGCCATTACCGGCGACGCTGCCGGCCCGATCGAGACCACCGTGCAGGAGACGCTCGCCTCCGGCCTCGATCTCGTCTGCTTCAGCGGCGACAAGTTGCTCGGCGGGCCCCAGTCGGGGCTCATCGTCGGGCGTGACGACCTGATGGCGACGATACGCCACCACCCGCTGATGCGTGCCTTCCGCGTCGACAAGCTGACGTACGCCGCACTTGAGGCGACGCTGCTGGAGTACGCGGCCGGCCGCGCACGCACGACGGTGCCGGTGGCGGCGATGCTGTCGGCCACGGCGGCGAGCGTGGACCATCGCAGCCGGTGTCTCGCCGAGCGCCTCAACGGCGTCGCCGGGGTCGAGGCGACGGTGCTGCCTGGGGCGTCGGCGGTGGGCGGCGGGAGCGCACCTGGCGCGACGATGCCGACCGTTCTCGTGGCGATCGAGGTTGACGGCTGCGGCCCGGATGCGCTCGAAGCACGCCTGAGGGCCCTCGACCCGCCCGTCGTCGCCCGCATCGAAGCGGGACGCGTGGTGCTCGACCTGCGCACGGTCCTTCCCTCGCAGGACGATCTTCTCACCAGGGTGCTGACCGAGGCACTACGCGCCGGGAGGCGGGGAGGAAGCGAAGACGCGGAGGAGATTACCGCAGAGACGCGGAGACGCTGA
- a CDS encoding NADH-quinone oxidoreductase subunit M: MTALLTLTIFLPLAGALLLLVVPNRDGARDGLVRQLTLVVSIAVFGLTLLLWRGFDPAGPEFQFVERHAWIPLFGIEYYIGIDGISLLLIVLTGFLTPVSLLSSWGSVKKKVKEFSIFLLVLEAAMIGVFAALDLFLFYIFWDAMLIPMYFLIGVWGYERRIYAAIKFILFTMAGSVLMLVAIIGLAWLHKSATGAYSFDLLRLYALEIPTSTGQWFFLAFALAFAIKVPLFPLHTWLPDAHVEAPTAGSVILAGVLLKMGTYGLVRFAFPLFPEAALQFAPWIAVLAVVGIVYGALVAMVQPDMKKLVAYSSVSHLGFVVLGITAVNMQGMQGAVYQMLAHGISTGGLFLIVGMLSDRRHTRLIVEFGGLKGVMPQLTAAFMVITLASIALPLTNGFVGEFLILLGTYRWDWRFAAVAASGVILSAVYMLWMFQRVNYGEVTNQKNASLPDLSVREWWTIGPVAALAIVMGVFPNVFLAPMAPAVDRIVTRVQSHQAHVVAVEPPAPASPTVLVPPAGQVATAASLASAQ; encoded by the coding sequence ATGACCGCCTTGCTGACGCTCACCATCTTCCTGCCGCTCGCCGGCGCCCTGCTGCTGCTCGTCGTCCCGAACCGCGACGGCGCGCGCGACGGGCTCGTCCGGCAACTGACGCTCGTCGTGTCGATTGCGGTGTTCGGGCTGACGCTGCTCCTCTGGCGCGGCTTCGACCCGGCCGGGCCCGAGTTCCAGTTCGTGGAGCGCCACGCCTGGATCCCGCTCTTCGGCATCGAGTACTACATCGGCATCGACGGCATCAGCCTCCTGCTCATCGTCCTCACGGGCTTCCTGACGCCGGTCTCGCTGCTGTCGTCGTGGGGCTCGGTCAAGAAGAAGGTCAAGGAGTTCTCGATCTTCCTGCTGGTGCTCGAGGCGGCCATGATCGGCGTCTTCGCGGCGCTCGATCTCTTCCTCTTCTACATCTTCTGGGACGCCATGCTCATCCCGATGTACTTCCTCATCGGGGTGTGGGGCTACGAGCGGCGCATCTACGCCGCGATCAAGTTCATCCTGTTCACGATGGCGGGCAGCGTGCTGATGCTCGTCGCCATCATCGGCCTCGCCTGGCTGCACAAGAGCGCGACGGGCGCCTACAGCTTCGACCTGCTCCGCCTCTACGCGCTCGAGATCCCGACGTCGACGGGGCAGTGGTTCTTCCTGGCCTTCGCACTCGCGTTCGCCATCAAGGTGCCGCTCTTCCCGCTGCACACGTGGCTGCCCGACGCCCACGTCGAGGCGCCCACGGCCGGCTCGGTCATCCTGGCCGGCGTCCTGCTGAAGATGGGCACCTACGGGCTCGTGCGCTTCGCCTTCCCGCTCTTCCCCGAGGCGGCGCTGCAGTTCGCTCCGTGGATCGCAGTGCTCGCCGTCGTCGGCATCGTCTACGGCGCGCTCGTCGCCATGGTGCAGCCCGACATGAAGAAGCTCGTGGCCTACTCGAGCGTGAGCCACCTCGGCTTCGTCGTGCTCGGCATCACCGCCGTGAACATGCAGGGCATGCAGGGCGCCGTCTACCAGATGCTGGCGCACGGCATCAGCACCGGCGGGCTCTTCCTCATCGTCGGCATGCTGTCGGACCGGCGCCACACCCGGCTCATCGTGGAGTTCGGCGGCCTGAAGGGCGTGATGCCGCAGCTCACGGCCGCCTTCATGGTGATCACGCTCGCCTCGATCGCGCTGCCGCTCACCAACGGCTTCGTGGGCGAGTTCCTGATTCTGCTCGGTACCTACCGGTGGGACTGGCGCTTCGCCGCCGTGGCTGCGTCTGGCGTCATCCTCTCGGCGGTGTACATGCTCTGGATGTTCCAGCGGGTCAACTACGGCGAGGTGACCAACCAGAAGAACGCCAGCCTGCCCGACCTGAGCGTCCGCGAGTGGTGGACGATCGGGCCGGTGGCGGCCCTGGCCATCGTCATGGGCGTCTTCCCCAACGTCTTCCTCGCGCCCATGGCGCCCGCCGTCGACCGCATCGTGACGCGCGTGCAGAGCCACCAGGCCCACGTCGTCGCCGTCGAGCCGCCCGCCCCGGCGTCCCCGACCGTCCTCGTTCCGCCGGCCGGCCAGGTGGCGACCGCGGCCTCCCTCGCGAGTGCACAGTAG
- the nuoK gene encoding NADH-quinone oxidoreductase subunit NuoK: MPTLNHFIVLSVVLFVIGTSGVFLRRNVITLLLSIEIMLNAVNLMFVAAGRHFGQVDGQIIVFFVMTVAAAEAAVGLAIVIALFRHRETLSPDAFTSLKW, from the coding sequence ATGCCCACGCTCAATCACTTCATCGTGCTCTCGGTCGTCCTCTTCGTCATCGGGACGTCCGGCGTGTTCCTCCGGCGCAACGTGATCACGCTCCTGCTGTCGATCGAGATCATGCTCAACGCCGTGAACCTGATGTTCGTCGCGGCCGGCCGGCACTTCGGCCAGGTCGACGGGCAGATCATCGTCTTCTTCGTGATGACCGTCGCGGCGGCCGAGGCGGCCGTCGGGCTCGCCATCGTGATCGCGCTCTTCCGCCATCGCGAGACGCTCAGCCCCGACGCCTTCACCTCGCTCAAATGGTAG
- a CDS encoding NADH-quinone oxidoreductase subunit J, protein MDTFLFYLFGALAVGGSLVVVAQRNPMYSVLALIGSFIGLAGLYVLLDAPFTAVTQIIVYAGAIVVLFLFVVMLLNAPREEVPASEGRWPIPTGVRRVGLIFGAIFLAQLLWMVGRFGRTPIGEDADVVAYVSSVRNIGLELFTAHALAFEVTSLLILVAMVGAVVLAKRRL, encoded by the coding sequence GTGGACACCTTCTTGTTCTACCTGTTCGGGGCCCTCGCGGTGGGCGGGTCGCTCGTCGTCGTCGCCCAGCGCAACCCGATGTACAGCGTGCTCGCGCTCATCGGGTCGTTCATCGGCCTCGCGGGGCTCTACGTCCTGCTCGACGCGCCGTTCACCGCGGTCACGCAGATCATCGTCTACGCCGGCGCGATTGTCGTCCTGTTCCTGTTCGTGGTGATGCTGCTCAACGCGCCCCGCGAGGAGGTGCCGGCGAGCGAAGGGCGATGGCCCATCCCGACCGGCGTGCGCCGCGTCGGGCTGATCTTCGGGGCCATCTTCCTGGCGCAGCTGCTGTGGATGGTCGGCCGGTTCGGGCGGACGCCGATCGGCGAGGACGCCGACGTCGTGGCGTACGTGTCGTCGGTGCGTAACATCGGGCTCGAGCTGTTCACCGCCCACGCGCTCGCCTTCGAGGTGACGTCGCTGCTCATCCTGGTGGCGATGGTGGGCGCCGTGGTGCTCGCGAAGCGGCGGTTGTGA
- a CDS encoding cold-shock protein — translation MTRITGKVKWFNNAKGYGFIEREGGSDVFVHFSAIQGAGFRTLEEGQAVEFEIVDGPKGPQAGNVTKAN, via the coding sequence ATGACGCGCATCACAGGCAAGGTCAAGTGGTTCAACAACGCCAAGGGGTATGGGTTCATCGAGCGGGAGGGCGGAAGTGACGTGTTCGTCCACTTCTCCGCCATTCAAGGCGCCGGATTCCGGACGCTCGAGGAAGGCCAGGCAGTCGAGTTCGAGATCGTTGACGGCCCGAAAGGTCCGCAGGCCGGCAACGTGACGAAGGCAAACTAA
- the nuoF gene encoding NADH-quinone oxidoreductase subunit NuoF produces MEPVLIPHVHEPHAFTLETYLAHGGYRGMRAALAQAPADVIETVKLSGLRGRGGAGFSTGMKWSFVPKDVSKPKYLCVNADESEPGTFKDHVLMERNPHLLFEGCVITCHAIGAKVAYIYIRGEFYHVQRVLEAQIAEAYRAGYLGRNILGTGVDCDVYVHRGAGAYEAGEESALLESLEGKRAQPRLRPPFPAVVGLYGCPTIINNVETICNVPLIFERGVDWYKSLGPDKNTGPKLYCISGHVEKPGVYETTMDVTLRQLIYDYAGGIPGGKALKAIIPGGSSTPVLTPDSLDAQASFDGLMKAGSMLGSAAMIVMDETTDMVWVAENLTHFYTHESCGKCTPCREGSDWMLKILRKILRGEGAMRDLDLLLSVADNIGGKTLCPFGDAEIAPVVSTIQHFRHEFEHYIREGRSLVPTPDWQARQLVASH; encoded by the coding sequence ATGGAACCCGTCCTCATTCCGCACGTCCACGAGCCCCACGCGTTCACGCTCGAGACCTACCTCGCACACGGCGGCTACCGCGGCATGCGCGCGGCGCTGGCGCAGGCACCGGCCGACGTCATCGAGACGGTGAAGCTGTCGGGTCTGCGCGGCCGCGGCGGGGCCGGCTTCTCGACGGGCATGAAGTGGAGCTTCGTGCCGAAGGACGTCTCGAAGCCGAAGTACCTGTGCGTGAACGCGGACGAGAGCGAGCCGGGCACGTTCAAGGACCACGTGCTCATGGAGCGCAACCCCCATCTGCTCTTCGAGGGGTGCGTCATCACGTGCCACGCCATCGGCGCGAAGGTCGCCTACATCTACATCCGCGGCGAGTTCTATCACGTGCAGCGCGTGCTCGAGGCGCAGATCGCCGAGGCCTACCGGGCCGGCTATCTGGGCAGGAACATCCTGGGCACCGGCGTCGACTGCGACGTCTACGTGCACCGGGGCGCCGGAGCCTACGAGGCGGGCGAGGAGAGCGCGCTGCTCGAGTCGCTCGAGGGCAAGCGCGCGCAGCCCCGGCTGCGTCCGCCGTTCCCCGCCGTCGTGGGCCTCTACGGCTGCCCGACGATCATCAACAACGTCGAGACCATCTGCAACGTGCCGCTGATCTTCGAGCGGGGCGTCGACTGGTACAAGTCGCTCGGTCCCGACAAGAACACGGGCCCGAAACTGTACTGCATCAGCGGGCACGTCGAGAAGCCGGGCGTCTACGAGACGACGATGGACGTGACGCTCCGGCAGTTGATCTACGATTACGCGGGCGGCATCCCCGGGGGGAAGGCCCTCAAGGCCATCATCCCGGGCGGATCGTCGACGCCGGTGCTGACGCCAGACAGCCTCGACGCCCAGGCGAGCTTCGATGGCCTGATGAAGGCCGGCTCGATGCTCGGGTCGGCGGCCATGATCGTGATGGACGAGACGACCGACATGGTCTGGGTGGCCGAGAACCTCACGCACTTCTACACGCACGAGTCGTGCGGCAAGTGCACGCCGTGCCGGGAGGGCAGCGACTGGATGCTGAAGATCCTGCGCAAGATTCTCAGGGGCGAAGGGGCGATGCGCGACCTCGACCTGCTGCTGAGCGTCGCCGACAACATCGGCGGCAAGACGCTCTGCCCGTTCGGCGACGCCGAGATCGCGCCCGTCGTCAGCACGATCCAGCACTTCCGCCATGAGTTCGAGCACTACATCCGCGAGGGGCGCAGCCTCGTGCCGACGCCCGACTGGCAGGCCCGCCAGCTCGTGGCGTCGCACTGA
- the nuoH gene encoding NADH-quinone oxidoreductase subunit NuoH: protein MDLIFVAQIVVVLFTFFMALNSAAVNVLLERKVAGWLQDRLGPYRVGPWGTLQPVADIIKLLMKEETRPKAADALLFAAAPILSATAAFAAWAVVPWGPETTFFGLLDEPIKLQASDVGVGVLVLFAITSMGVYGIVLAGWSSNSKYSLLGGLRSSAQMISYELSFGMALATVILVSSSLSLREIVDAQAGYWFGVIPKWYVFTQPVAFVVFMIAAIAETNRAPFDFPEAEQELVAGYHTEYSSFSFAMFFLAEYIAITTMSAVATTLFLGGWHGPFLPEWLGWVWWLVKVVALIFFYIWMRWTLPRYRYDQLMHFGWKFLLPIATVNLIVTAAVVLSLG, encoded by the coding sequence ATGGACCTGATATTCGTCGCGCAGATCGTCGTCGTCCTCTTCACCTTCTTCATGGCGCTCAACTCGGCCGCCGTGAACGTGCTGCTCGAGCGCAAGGTGGCCGGCTGGCTGCAGGACCGGCTCGGTCCCTACCGGGTGGGCCCGTGGGGCACGCTGCAGCCGGTGGCCGACATCATCAAGCTGCTGATGAAGGAGGAGACGCGGCCCAAGGCGGCCGACGCGCTGCTCTTCGCGGCCGCGCCGATCCTCTCGGCCACCGCCGCCTTCGCCGCGTGGGCCGTCGTGCCGTGGGGGCCCGAGACGACGTTCTTCGGCCTGCTCGACGAGCCGATCAAGCTGCAGGCGTCCGACGTCGGCGTCGGCGTGCTCGTGCTCTTCGCCATCACCTCGATGGGCGTCTACGGCATCGTGCTCGCCGGCTGGAGCTCCAACAGCAAGTACTCGCTGCTCGGCGGCCTGCGATCGTCGGCGCAGATGATCAGCTACGAGCTGTCGTTCGGCATGGCGCTCGCGACGGTCATCCTCGTCTCGAGCTCGCTCTCGCTGCGCGAGATCGTCGACGCGCAGGCCGGGTACTGGTTCGGCGTGATCCCGAAGTGGTACGTCTTCACGCAGCCGGTCGCCTTCGTCGTCTTCATGATCGCGGCCATCGCCGAGACGAACCGCGCGCCGTTCGACTTCCCCGAGGCCGAGCAGGAGCTCGTCGCCGGATACCACACCGAGTACAGCAGTTTCAGCTTCGCCATGTTCTTCCTGGCCGAGTACATCGCCATCACGACGATGTCGGCCGTGGCGACGACGCTGTTCCTCGGCGGCTGGCACGGCCCGTTCCTGCCCGAGTGGCTCGGGTGGGTGTGGTGGCTCGTCAAGGTGGTCGCCCTGATCTTCTTCTACATCTGGATGCGGTGGACGCTGCCGCGCTACCGCTACGACCAGCTGATGCACTTCGGCTGGAAATTCCTGCTGCCGATCGCGACCGTCAACCTGATCGTCACCGCGGCGGTCGTGCTCTCGCTGGGGTAG
- the nuoL gene encoding NADH-quinone oxidoreductase subunit L codes for MVGTPVLALIPLLPFLGFVVNAFVGRRLPKPVSGGLACLAMFAAFVVGAAASWQLAGLPEGQRIVEQTAWSWMVSGDFDLPFAFRLDPLGAVMVLVVTGIGFLIHVYSTAYMHEEVDGEYARYFSYLNLFAAFMLVLVLGANFLVMFVGWEGVGLCSYLLIGFWYKKKSASDAGKKAFVVNRIGDFAFLVGMLLAFREFGTLDFLAIATEAAGMSPEVTFGTISLMTLLFFIGATGKSAQIPLYTWLPDAMEGPTPVSALIHAATMVTAGVYMIGRNAELFSLAPETMAIVAVVGALTALMAGTIGLVQNDIKRVLAYSTVSQLGLMFLAMGVGAFTAGIFHLYTHAFFKALLFLGSGAVIHAMAGEQDIRRMGGLRKSLPVTYWTFLAGTLAIAGIPGLAGFFSKDEILFYTFYKGHTLLWTIGAITSLLTATYMFRLVYLTFHGSTRVARSPHADHQDHADAPPVRDDHGHAHGHGHGLHDAPPAMAAVLVVLAIGSVLAGYVGVPHALGGANHIDKFLKPSFHPAAFVDGGAGPGEPASAEAEAAKHKVELSLMGVSSTIALAGIGLATFFFLRRRDAADRMAERFAGVHRLLLNKYYVDELYDAAIVHPVQRTSERLLWRSVDAGVIDGAVNGTGAVVRGWAAVLRLAQNGSVRTYAASVFLGVLVVLAYYLTK; via the coding sequence ATGGTAGGGACGCCCGTGCTCGCTCTCATCCCGCTCCTGCCCTTCCTCGGCTTCGTCGTCAACGCCTTCGTGGGTCGACGGCTCCCGAAGCCCGTCTCGGGCGGCCTCGCGTGCCTCGCGATGTTCGCCGCCTTCGTCGTCGGCGCGGCGGCGAGCTGGCAGCTCGCCGGCCTGCCCGAGGGCCAGCGGATCGTCGAGCAGACCGCGTGGTCGTGGATGGTGTCGGGCGACTTCGATCTCCCCTTCGCGTTCCGGCTCGACCCGCTCGGCGCCGTGATGGTGCTCGTCGTCACGGGCATCGGGTTCCTGATTCACGTCTACTCGACGGCCTACATGCACGAGGAGGTCGACGGCGAGTACGCGCGGTACTTCTCGTACCTGAACCTGTTCGCCGCGTTCATGCTGGTGCTGGTGCTCGGCGCGAACTTCCTCGTGATGTTCGTCGGCTGGGAGGGCGTCGGCCTCTGCTCGTACCTGCTCATCGGGTTCTGGTACAAGAAGAAGTCGGCCTCGGACGCGGGCAAGAAGGCGTTCGTCGTGAACCGCATCGGCGACTTCGCGTTCCTCGTCGGCATGCTGCTCGCGTTCCGCGAGTTCGGCACGCTCGATTTCCTCGCGATCGCCACCGAGGCCGCGGGCATGTCGCCCGAGGTCACCTTCGGCACCATCTCGCTGATGACGCTGCTCTTCTTCATCGGCGCGACGGGCAAGTCGGCGCAGATCCCGCTCTACACCTGGCTGCCCGACGCCATGGAGGGCCCCACACCCGTGTCGGCGCTCATCCACGCCGCGACCATGGTCACGGCCGGGGTGTACATGATCGGGCGCAACGCCGAGCTCTTCAGCCTCGCGCCCGAGACGATGGCCATCGTGGCGGTCGTCGGCGCGCTGACGGCGCTCATGGCGGGCACCATCGGCCTCGTGCAGAACGACATCAAGCGGGTGCTGGCCTACTCGACGGTCTCGCAGCTCGGCCTGATGTTCCTGGCGATGGGCGTCGGGGCGTTCACCGCCGGCATCTTCCACCTCTACACGCACGCGTTCTTCAAGGCGCTGCTCTTCCTCGGGTCGGGCGCGGTCATCCACGCCATGGCCGGCGAGCAGGACATCCGGCGGATGGGTGGCCTCAGGAAGTCCCTGCCCGTCACCTACTGGACCTTCCTCGCGGGCACCCTGGCCATCGCCGGCATCCCCGGCCTCGCGGGGTTCTTCAGCAAGGACGAGATCCTCTTCTACACCTTCTACAAGGGCCACACGCTGCTCTGGACCATCGGGGCCATCACGTCGCTGCTGACGGCGACGTACATGTTCCGCCTGGTGTACCTGACGTTCCACGGTTCGACTCGCGTCGCTCGCTCACCGCACGCGGATCATCAGGATCACGCCGACGCGCCGCCCGTGCGCGACGACCACGGTCACGCTCACGGTCACGGTCATGGCCTGCACGACGCGCCGCCGGCGATGGCGGCCGTGCTCGTGGTACTCGCCATCGGGTCGGTGCTGGCCGGCTACGTGGGCGTGCCGCACGCGCTTGGCGGTGCCAACCACATCGACAAGTTCCTCAAGCCGAGCTTCCACCCGGCTGCCTTCGTCGACGGCGGCGCCGGCCCCGGCGAGCCGGCCTCGGCCGAAGCCGAGGCGGCCAAGCACAAGGTGGAACTGTCGCTGATGGGCGTGTCGAGCACGATCGCCCTCGCGGGCATCGGCCTCGCCACCTTTTTCTTCCTGAGGCGGCGTGACGCGGCCGACCGCATGGCCGAGCGGTTCGCCGGCGTGCACCGGCTGCTGCTGAACAAGTACTACGTCGACGAGCTGTACGACGCCGCCATCGTCCACCCGGTGCAGCGCACGTCGGAGCGGCTGCTCTGGCGCTCGGTCGACGCGGGCGTGATCGACGGCGCCGTCAACGGCACGGGCGCCGTCGTCCGCGGGTGGGCGGCGGTGCTGCGGCTCGCCCAGAACGGATCGGTGCGGACGTACGCGGCATCGGTCTTCCTCGGGGTGCTGGTCGTCCTTGCGTATTACCTGACCAAATGA